From the genome of Pseudoxanthomonas sp.:
CCATAGCCGGCAGCGGTGGTCCACTGGTACTCGTAGCTGGTGTAGTGGTCGCGCTCATTGCGCACCGAACCCCAGATATAGCTGCGATCGGTCAAGCGGAAACCGCTGGTGTCGAACAGTTCGTAGCGGCGCGCGGTTTCCTCGCCATCGTCCTTGGCGTACTGGCCGGCGGCACCGAAGACATGGCGCCACTGGTCGTCGCTGTAGCTGAAATTGAGCTTGCCGATGAAGGTTTCGTTGTCGGTGTTGCCCTTGGACACGGCCAGGCCGGCTTCGCCGGAACCGGACCAACCGGTGTTGTTGTCGACCTTGGACAGGGCCGGTGTATCGGACAGGCTGGACTGGGCAAGTGCGGGCAGGGGGGCGGCGAGCGCGAACAGCAGGGCGCAGGTCAGGCGGTTGGACATCGGTGACGCTCCATGACAGGGGGACAAAAAGAAGCCGGCATTCACCGGCTTCGAATGTTCATTTTCCGTTGGCGCACTTGAATCTGCCTGAAATAGAGGCACTTGCGGTGTGCGGATGCAGCCTGTAATAGGACCGCGGCACCGGTGGTGGCGGGATCGCCTGGTGGCTATTCCGATGCGGTCGGGGTGTCGATGACGATGGCCGGGTCATTGAAGCGGCTATAGCGCACGGTCATCGTATAGGGCTGGCCCTGCGAAACGCCCTGGTGGCGCAACTGCACCGGCAGGCCGTCCGGACCGATCCAGTAGAAGAACTGCACCGGTTGTTCGGCCGGTCCGTTGCGCACCAGGAACTGCCGGGCAGCAATGCCGTCGATCTGGCTGTTGCCCTGCGCCTGCACCTGCAGGTTGGCGTGGCCGGCCTTGAGCTGCATGGGGTCACGCCACTGGGCGACGGTGCCTTCGGGCAGCTGCATCTTCTGCGTGCGGCCCTGCGACTGCAGGTACAGCACGTCGCCGATGATGACCTGGGTGCCGATGGGCATCTGCATGCGGTAGCGGTCGGGAGCGACGAAATCCAGTTCGTTGCTGGTCTGGCTCGCGCCTTCCAGCGACATCACCGCATGGAAGCTGCGGGCCTGCTGGAAGGCTTCCATCGAAGCGGTCACCTGCTGGATCGGGGTTGCGGTCGCATCGGTCGCCGACGTGGACGGATCGGGGGCGGCCTGACAGGCAGCCAGCAGCAGGCAGGCCAGGAAGGGGAGGGCGCGACGCATGACCGGGACTCCGTGGAACTTGGGTGGCAGTGGACCTGCCAAGAGTGAAGGATGGGCAGTGAATGCCGGCCGATGCATTGACGCCCGGCTCGGCCATAATCGCAGGCATGGACAAGATCGAACGCATCACCGCCCTGCACCGCATTCTGAAGGGTGCGCGCTATCCGGTCACCGTCAAGCGGCTGCAGGATGAGCTGGGCTGCTCGCGCGCCACCGTTTACCGCGACCTGGCCTATCTGCGCGATGCGCTGATGGCACCGGTGGAAGGTGATGGGGAAGCCGGCTTCCGCTACGCCGCCGGTGAAACCGACCGCTTCGAGCTGCCGGGCCTGTGGCTGAGTTCGGACGAACTCTATGCACTGGTGGCCTCGCAGGAGCTGCTGCTGCGTACCGGCGGTGGCGTGCTGGCCGGCGCACTGGCGCCGCTGCAGAAACGCCTGGAAGGCCTGCTGGCCGATCACACCGGCACCGAGCGCTGGCCGGTTGAGCGGGTGCGGGTGATCCCGCATCGCGGCCGCAAGCTGGACCAGGCCGCGTTCCGCTGCGTGGCCAGCACCGTGCTGGAGCGGCGCCAGCTGAGCTTCGAATACCGCGCCCGTTCCACCGACGAGCGCACCCGCCGCACCGTCTCGCCCCAGCGCATCACCCATTACCGCGACAACTGGTACCTGGATGCGTGGGACCACGGCCGCGAGGCGCTGCGCAGTTTCGCGGTGGACCGGATCAGCAACGCGCGCGCGCTGGACGAAGCCGCCGTGGAAATGGGCAAGGACGAACTGAGTGCGCACCTGGCGTCGAGTTACGGCATTTTCTCCGGCGAACCCAAGGGCTGGGCAACGATCGTCTTCAGCCCCAAGGCTGCGCGCTGGGTTGCCGACGAGCAGTGGCACGCGCGCCAGGAAGGCCGCTTCCTGCCCGATGGCCGCTACGAGCTGAAGGTGCCCTACAGCGTCTCGCGCGAACTGCTGATGGACGTGCTGCATTACGGCTCTGACGCCGAAATCGTCGCGCCGCCGGTGTTGCGCGAACAGGCCAAGTCGCTGCTGGAACTGGCCCTGTCCAACTACGAAGGCGACCCCGCCAGGCGCTGAGCGCGGCGCGCGGATGCGGCGGCGGCAGGCCGCCGTCGGCTACCATATCGGCGATCCCTGTTGTCGTTGCCTCGCGCCCGTGCCTGTTTCCGGTGATGTCGCGTGCCGCGGCGGCGGATCATTCCCCAACTTCCTGCCAAGCCCTGCCATGGAATCCGCGCCACTCCGCTCCATCCACGTCGTTGCCGCCGTCATCACCGATGCACGCGGACGCATCCTGCTGGCCCGTCGCGGCGATGGGCGTGACCTGGCGGGTTTGTGGGAGTTCCCTGGCGGCAAGCGCGAGCCGGGCGAGTCGACCGAAGACACGCTGATCCGCGAGCTGCAGGAAGAACTGGGCATCACCGTGCAGGTCGGCGCGCCGATCATGCGCGTGCCGCACCTGTATCCGGACAAGCGGCTGCTGCTGGACATCCGCCGGGTCACCGCGTGGAAGGGCGTGCCGCGCGGCGTGGAAGGCCAGGCGCTGGCCTGGGTGGAGCACGACAAGCTCACGCGCTACCCGATGCCCGACGCCGACAAGCCGGTGGTGGCGGTGCTGCAGCAGCCGGACCGCTACCTGGTCACGCCCGAACCCGGCACTGACCACCAGGCCTGGCTGGATGCGCTGTCACTGGCGCTGGCCGATGGCGTGCGCCGCGTGCAGCTGCGCGCGCGCGGCCTCGACGCCGATCCGTCCTGGCCGCAGCTGGCGGCCGCGGCGGTCGCGCTGTGCCGCAAGGCCGGCGCGGAAGTGTTGCTCAACGGCAATGCCAAGCTGGCGCGCGACCTGGGCATCGGCCTGCACCTGCGCGGCGAACAGCTGTCGCGCCTGAGCGCGCGACCGGTGCCGAACAGCACGCCACTGGGTGCGTCCTGCCATTCGCTGGACGAACTACGCATGGCCGAAGACCTGGGCTGCGACTTCGCGGTGCTGGGCAATGTGCGCGAGACACCCGGCCAGCCGGAACATCCGGCGATGGGCTGGAGCGGTTTCGCGCGCCTGCGTGAGTCCGTGTCGCTGCCGATCTACGCCATCGGCGGATTGGGCACGGCCGACCTGGCCGAAGCCCGCCAGCATGGTGCGCAGGGTGTCGCCGCGATCCGTGGGCTGTGGCCGACGTAGGAGCGGGCCATACCCGCGATGGGCTTCACCGGGAAAGCTCCGCTATGAGCCGCTCCTACGCCGTGGCCAGCAGGCGGTAACGCGCGTCCAGTTCGGCCACGGCCAGGGTGATGTCTTCCAGTGAGCCGTCGTTGCGCACGATGTCGTCGGCCAGGGCGATGCGCTGGGCATCGCTGGCCTGCGCGTCGATCATCCGCTGCGCCAGTGTTTCGTCGATGCCATCGCGACGTAGCAGCCGCGCCATGCGGATATCCATCGGCGCGGTGACCACGGCGATGCGCTGCAGCCACGGATAACGTTCGCGGCCGCCGCCCTCGGCCAGCAGCGGGATCATCGCCACCGCATACGGGCCGGTGGCATCGCGGCACTGCTGTTCAAGGGCGGCGCGCACGGCCGGGTGGACGATGGCTTCCAGCGCGCGTCGCGCGTCGGTGTCATCGAACACGCGTCGGCGCATCGCCGCGCGGTCCAGCCGGCCTTCGGCATCCAGCACGGTGGCGCCGAAGGTGTCGACGATCGCGGCCAACGCGGGTGTGCCCGGCTCGACCACGGCACGGGCGATGCGGTCGGCATCGGCCACGAAAATGCCGAGCGCGGTGAACGCGCTTTCCAGTGCGCTCTTGCCCGAGGCGATGCCGCCGGTCATGCCGATGCAGGTCTGGCTCATGGCCGCATTATCCGTGCCGCTGGCGGACTGGCTACAGCCAGCGACGCACGCGCGTGCAATACAGTGAGTAGGCGCCGTCGAACTCGCGGCGCAGGCGGGCTTCCTCGAACGGGATCAGCACCCGCTGCAGCGCCATTAGCGGCAGCGGCAGCAACAGCAGTGCCCATGGCACCACCAGGTATCCGGCCAGGCCGATGTAGCTCAGCACCAGGCTGACGTACATCGGGTTGCGGCTGAGCCGGTACGGACCGCGCACCACCAGCGTGGAGGGTTGGTGGCTGGGCAGGATGGTGGTGCGGCGCAGGGCGAACAGGGCAAAGCATGCCAGCGCCAGCAGCAGCGCGGCGGCAGCCAGCAGCGAGCCGGCCCACTGCATCACCAGCAGCGGCACGGCCTGCGGCAGGGGCAAGGACAGGGCGCGCTGCAGCAGTGCGGCCAGGGCGAAAACTGCGAGGAAATGCAGCGGCGAGGTCGTGCGCACCAGCCAGGGTGCGCGTGCGTGTCCGGCAGCCACCCGGTCGGTCATCCGTTCTTCCAGCACGCCCTGCGGTCATCCACTGAATGCAATGCTGACATCTTAGCGTGGGCGGCCCGGGCAACGTGCCCGAGCGCACCGCGCTTACACTCCACTCCCCCTGATCCGAGTCATGTCATGCGGTCCATCCCGTCGCTTCGCGCCATGTCGTCCCGTCACCCGTCACTGCGCGTTGCCGTGCTGCTGCTTGGCATGCTGCTGGGGACATCGGCTGCACTGGCGCAGGCGCCGCAGGCATCCGGCGGTTTCGAGCTGGTGGCGCTGGGCGTGAACGGAGGACTGGACGACGGCAACCTGTCGTCCTACCTGGTCCGCGCGAAGGGCGATACGCGGTACCTGGCGCTGGATGCCGGCAGCGTGCTGCCGGGCATCGGACGCGCGCTGGAGCACGGTGCCTTCGCCGATGCCGGGCCGTCCGGGGCCGAGACACCACGCGGGCAGGTGTTCCGCGACCTGATCGCCGGCTACTTCATCAGCCACGCGCATCTGGACCATGTCCAAGGCCTGCTGATCGCCGCCACCGACGACACCGGGCACAAGCCGATCTATGGCCTGCCGCCGACCCTGGACACGCTCAGTCGCGATTATTTCAACTGGACCGCCTGGCCGAACTTCGCCGACCGCGGCCCGGCGCCGGCCCTGGGCCGATATCGCCTGACCGAAGCCGTGCCGGGCCAGTGGTTCAACATCCCCGGGACCTCGCTGTCGGCCAGCGTCTATCCGCTGTGGCACGACCGGCTGACCTCGTCGATGGTGCTGGTCCGGTCCGGCGATGCCTACTTCGCCTATTTCGGCGACACCGGCCCGGATGCACTCTCCGGCGGCCAACACCGGCTGGCGGACATCTGGCAGGTGCTAGCGCCGCTGGTGCGGGCCCATGCGCTGAAAGGCATGCTGATCGAGGCCTCGTTCCCCAATGACCTGCCGGACGCCCAGCTGTTCGGCCATCTGACCCCGGCCTGGCTGCAGCGCGAGCTGGACGCGCTGGCTGCAGCGGCCGGTGGGCAGGCGCCGCTCAAGGGCCTGCCGGTGTTGATCGGCCACATCAAACCGACCCTGCAGGCTGGCCGCGATCCGCGCGCTTTGATCGCCAGACAGCTGCAAGACGGAAATCACCTGGGCGTGAGATTCCTGCTGCCAGAGCAGGGCGAAAGTCTGCAGATGCCCTAACGGCGGGGCCTGCGGGCGGGAGGCTTGGTGTGTGTCGTTATTGACACATAACGACAAGTTCTCAGTAACTTGCATTTTCGTAATGCTCGTGTGAAAACAGGATGCTGCTCTGCAGCATCCGTCGTCCGGATGGGAACGCGGCATGGCGCACGCAGCGGGAAACACACCGCTGCTTGCGCCGCTTGCGATCCCTGCCGACAGCGGTGCCAGCCTCCTGCCGTTGCCTGCCCCGGACCGTCCATGCCCGTCGCATCACCTGCATTTGCTGTTTCCCTTGTCTGTTGCCAGCAGGCCGGGCCTGGCCCGCGCGACCTGAATCACCCGGACGCCAGTCGATGATGGGCTGGCCCGGCTTCCGCCTCGCCGAGCACGGCAGCTCGGTCCGCACCGAGCTGTTGGCCGGGTTCACCACCTTCCTGACGATGGCCTACATCGTCTTCGTCAACCCGGACATCCTGGCGGCCGCCGGCATGGACAAGGGCGCGGTGTTCGTCGCCACCTGCCTGGCTGCGGCGCTGGGCTCGCTGCTGATGGGCCTGCTGGCCAACTGGCCGATCGGGCTGGCGCCAGGCATGGGGCTCAATGCGTTCTTCGCGTTTTCCGTGGTCGGGGCGATGGGTTACCCGTGGCCGCAGGCGCTGGGGCTGGTGTTCGTTTCCGGCTGCGTGTTCCTGCTGTTGACCCTGACTGGCGCGCGGCGCTGGCTGGTCGATGGCATCCCGCAATCGCTGCGTAGCGGCATTGCCGCGGGTATCGGGTTGTTCCTGGCCTTCATCGGCCTGCAGGGTGCGGGCCTGGTCGTGGACAGCCCGGCCACGCTGGTCACCTTGGGCGACCTGCACACCGCCGAACCCTTGCTGGCCCTGGCCGGGCTGGTGCTGATCGGCATCCTGGATGCCTGGAAGGTCCGCGGCGCGATCCTGATCGGCATCCTCGCCGTGACCCTGGCGGGCCTGGCACTGGGCAAGGTCCATTACGCCGGGCTGATGGCGCTGCCACCGAGCCTGTCGCCGACCTTCTTCAAGCTGGACATCGCCGGGGCGCTGACCCAGCACGGCGGCGTCATGGCCCTGCTGCACGTGCTGCTGGTGTTCCTGCTGGTGGAGATGTTCGACGCCACCGGCACCTTGGCTGGTGTGGCCCAGCGCGCCGGTCTGCTGGACAAGCCCGAGCAGCGCGTGCAGTTCGACCGCGCGCTGCTGGCGGACAGCACCGCGGTGCTGGCTGGTTCGTTGCTGGGCACCTCCAGCACCACCGCTTATGTGGAAAGCGCCGCGGGCGTGCAGGCCGGTGGCCGCACCGGCCTGACCGCGCTGACCGTGGCCGCGCTGTTCCTGCTGGCGCTGATGTTCTCGCCGCTGGCCGGCATGGTCCCGGCCTACGCGACCGCCGCCGGCGCTGATCTACGTGGCCGGGCTGATGCTGCGCGAGCTGGTCCACCTGGACTGGAGCGATGTGACCGAAGCGATGCCAGCCTGCCTGGCTGCGCTGGGCATGCCCTTCACCTATTCCATCGCCAACGGCCTGGCCCTGGGCTTTGTCAGCCATGCGCTGCTGAAGCTGGGGACCGGCCGCTGGCGCGGCGTGCATGTGGCCACCTGGGTGGTCGCCGCGCTCTTCGTCCTGCGCTACGCGCTGTAGCGCGGCGTGGTGTGGGGACACTGAAGTCAATGAAGCAAAGGGGACCAAGGCACGTGGTAGTCAGCAGGCTGTTGTGGGTGGGTGTGATCGTGGGCAGTGCGCTGTCAGGGACCGCATGGGCGGCCGATGGCGCGCCGGCGGTGCGCTCGAATCAGGCGCGGGTGGCGCAGGTCATGCACGACCTGAGTGGCAATGGCGCGAAGCTGCGCGCCTTCCTGCAGGCCATGCCCAAGGGCGGCGATCTGCACAATCACCTGGGTGGCAGCGTCTACGCGGAAGATTTCCTGCGCTGGGCCGATGCCGAGAATGCCTGCATCGCGGTGGCCGGCCACCAGCTGTCCCCGCCGCCGTGTGGCGAAGGCCAGGTGCCTGCGCGTGGCCTGGCCGCGCGCGATGCGGCGTTCTATTCGGCCACGGTCGATGCGTTGTCGATGCGCAACTTCGTGCCGGGCAATGCCGCGGCGTCGGGGCATGACCAGTTCTTCAGCACCTTCGCGAAATTTGGCGGATTGGGTGGCCATCGTGCCGAAGGCGTGGTGGTGACGCTGGAGCAGGCCGCGCGCGACCACGTGCCCTATGTCGAACTGATCGCCAACCCGCCGCAGGCCGCCGCGCTGGGCAAGCGCGCGCAGACGCTTGCGTGGAACGCGAAGGACTTCGCTGCCGACCTGGCGCCACTGCAAGGCGAGCTGCCCGAACTGGTCAGCGCCGCGCGCGAAGACTTCGCCACGCTCGATGCGCAGGTGCGCACGCTGATGCATTGCGGCCAGGCCGATGCCAGCCCGGGCTGTGGCGTGCGCTACCGCTATGTGCCGTACGTGCTGCGCGTGCTGCCGCCACCGGTGGTGTTCGGCCAGATGGTGATGGGTTACGCGCTGGTGCAGGCCGATCCTGAGCGCTTCGCCGCGGTGAACATCGTCGCGCCGGAAGACAATCCGGTCGCGCTGTCCGACTACCGCCTGCACATGGACATGTTCCGCTTCCTGTCCACGCGCTACCCGACCGTGCCGCTGACCCTGCATGCCGGTGAGCTGGCGCTGGGCCTGGTGCCGCCGGCGGACCTGCGTTTCCACATCCGCGATGCGGTCGACGCCGGTGCCAGGCGCATCGGTCATGGCGTTGACATCGGTTACGAGGACGATGCCGCCGGCCTGATGGCGCAGATGAAGGCCAGGCACGTTGCAGTGGAGATCAACCTGTCCAGCAACGACGGCATCCTGGGGGTCAAGGGTCGTGACCATCCGCTGCAGATGTATCTGGCAGCTGGCGTGCCGGTGGTGCTGTCCACCGATGACGAAGGTGTCTCGCGCAGTGACATGACCCACGAGTACCAGCGTGCCGTGCAGGAGCAGGGCGTGGATTACGCCACGCTCAAGCAGATCGCGCGCAACGGCCTGACCTACGCGTTCATCCCCGGCGACAGCCTGTGGAATGACGATGGCAGCGCGCCGGGTGCGGCCTGTGCCGCAAGCCTGCGTGCGAATGCAGCCAAGCCCGATGCGCGCTGCGACGCGCTATTGGCCAGGAGCGAGAAGGCGCGCATGCAGTGGCAGCTGGAACGCGACTTCGCTGCGTTCGAAACGCAGATCCTGAAGGGTGCGTATTGATGGCTGGTCACGCCATCAAGTGGATGAAAGCGGCGGCGCTGTGTGCCGCACTGGCCTGCGCGCTGCCGTCGCTGGCCGCCGAGAAAAAGCTGGTGATCCTGGACGACGACCTGGACGGCTTCGCGCCTGCGCAGGTGATGGCATTGCAGGCGCCGGACGTGCAGGTGCTAGGGCTGACCACGGTCAGCGGCAACGTGTGGGCGACCGAAGCCACCGCGCACGCGCGCCGCATGCTGGAAATCACCGGTCATCCGGACGTGCCCGCCGTGCCTGGCGCGGTCTACCCGCTGGTCAATACCGAAGCGGCCACCGAACGCTGGGAAGCGCTGTACGGCAAGCTGGTGTGGAAGGGCGCATGGATGAAGCACTGGGTGGAAAACAATTTCCAGGCCGATCCCCAGTACCACGGCCCTGAGGTCGTGCCGACTTTGAAGCTGGGCAACCCCGGCGTGGTGAAGGCTTCCAGCGAGCTGGCCGCCAACTTCATGATCCGCATGGTCCACGCGCATCCGGGCCAGGTGACCATCATCGCCACCGGGCCACTGACCAATCTGGCGCTGGCCCAGCGCCTGGACCCGCAGTTCGCGACACTGGCCAAGGAGCTGGTCTACATGGGCGGCAGCCTGGAGCCGAAGCAGGCCCGCGACAGCGAGGCGGCACGGCAGTTCGCGCGCGAGTTCGTCAACACCCCAAGGCGCGAGTTCAACATCCGCTTCGATCCGGAAGCGGCCAGCATCGTCATGCGCGCGCCGTGGCAGAAGATCGTGATGGTGCCGGTCGATCCGTCCACCGCCACCGAGGTCACGCCGGAACTGCTCACGCGCATGCGTGCGGCCAATACGCCGATTTCCAGGGCACTGGCCACGCGTGCCACCGGCTTCCCGCTGTGGGACGAACTGGCCGTTGCGGTGTGGCTGGACCCGACCCTGATCACCGAATCCGACGACCTGATGGTCGACACCAACACCGAACACGGCGCGGGCTACGGCGACATCCTGTCGTGGAGCGCGCCGTATGCGCCGGGCCAGGGCGAGCAGCGCGAAACCGTGGTGCGCCAGATCGATGTGCCGCGTTTCGAGGCGCTGATGTCGCAGCTGCTGACGCGTCCGCAGCCGCAGGCGGTGGGAGCGTCGGTGCCATGAGTTATTCGTCTTCCAGGCAGCGTCTTCCGCTTCCTCTTTCCCGGGAGTCGCAATGTCGTTGATGAAGTTCCGCCGTGGCCTGGCCGTCGTTGGCCTGGCGCTGGTCGCGCAGCTGGCCGGGGCCGCCGAACCGGCCGTGCCGGCGCAGGCCGCGCCGAGCGCGCGCATTGCGGTGAAGATGGTGGTAGTGGCCAATTTCGAGAACGGCGCCGATACCGGTGACAAGCCGGGCGAGTACCAGTTCTGGGTCGAGCGCGAACACCTGGACCAGACCATCGCCGTGCGTGGTGCCGAACGTCCGGTGCGTCGCAACGACCAGGGGTTGTACGGGCTGATCCTGAGCGACATGGATGCCTTCGTGCTGGATCCGCGCTTCGATTTCAGCCACACCTACTGGCTGTTTACCGGCATCTCCGGCGGCAATCCGAACGAGGTCTCGGTTGGCAGCGCCGCCTGGGCGCGTTGGGTGGTCAACGGCGACCAGCTGCGCGAGTTCGACGACCGCCAGGTGCCCAGGGACTGGCCGTATGGCCTGTTCGCCATCGGCGCGATGAAGCCCAATGCCTTGCCGACCGATCCCAATGGTTTTGGCAGCGTCGAAAGTCCCGAAGAGCTGGGCATGGCCTACACGCTCAATCCGTCGCTGGTGCAGTGGGCGTATGAGCTGACCAAGGGCGTGAAGATTCCCGACACCGCCGAGCTGGCCGCGCGCCGCAAGGCGTGGGTGGGCTTTCCCAATGCGCAGAAGCCGCCGCAGGTGATCCTGGGCGAAACCCTGGGCAGCAAACGTTACTGGCATGGCTCCATGCGCAACCAGTGGGCTGAGGATTGGGTGAAGTTGTGGACCGGCGGCAAGGGCCGCTTCGTCATGACCAATATGGAAAGCCAGAACGCCGCCCAGCGCATCAAGCGCTACGGCCAGCTGCACCTGCTCGACCCGCAGCGGGTGCTGGTGCTGCGCACCGCGAGCAATCCTTCGATGCCGCCGCCGGGCATGGACCCGCTGGCGACCATCGGCGATGAAACGCCGGGGCAGGTGGCCGCCTATGAAGCCAACTACCGGGTCGGCGTGCCGGTGATCCACGAAATCCTGCAGCACTGGGACCGCTACCAAAGCGTGCTTCCCGGTGCGGCCACGCAGGCGCACTAAGCAGGACGTTGAACGCTGGCGGGCCGATGGAATGGCTCAAACGACCATCGATGATTCTGTCGTGTCCATCCGGCCACGAGGGTGTCAGCGAGGTTCGAAGTTTCTTTCGCTCAACCTTACCCACACAGGCACTCCCCACATGAATAAAGGCATCCTGACCCTCGCCGTGACGGCCGCGCTGTATGCGTCCGCTGGCGTCGCGTTCGCGCAGGACTCGACGGGCACCGACACCACCACCCAGCGTTCCAGCGTCACCAGCACCTCCAACACCACCAACTCCAACGCGACCAAGCGCGCGGTGCAGCAGCTGGACGCGGTCCAGGTCAGCGGCCAGGTCGAGTCCATCGGCGGCGGCAACATGCAGTACCAGGCCGCCTCCAAGGCGGTGTCCACGGTCGGCCGCGAGGCGATCCTGAAGTCCACGCCGGGTGCCAACTTCACCCAGGCGCTGACCAGCATCCCGGGTGCGATCTCGGCCACCAACGACGTCACCGGCCTCAATGACGGTGCATTCACCGTGCGCGGCTTCCCGGGCGACGAAGTCGGCGTGACCGTCAACGGCGTGCCGATCAACGACTCGGGCAACTACAAGATCTACGCCACCGAGTACGGCGACACCGAGAACATGGGCGACATCACCGTCGAACAGGGCTTCCCGAGCGTCACCTCGCCGGTGATCGGCGCGGCCGGCGGCAATATCGCCTGGGTCACGGTCGACCCGACCCATGATGCCGGCCTCGATTTCAGCCAGAGCCTGGGCAGCAACGACTACAAGCGCACCTTCCTGCGTTACAACACCGGCGATACCGGTCCGGTGCGTTCGTGGATCTCCTATTCCAACAACCAGACCGACCTGTGGCGCGGCGCCGGCCAGTCCAAGGTCACCAAGATCGACGCCAAGTCGATCTGGACCATCGACGACGACAATTCGGTCACCGCCTCGCTGCAGTACAACCGCGAGATGAAGAACAACTACCGCGCCCTGACCAAGAGCCAGATCGCGCAGTACGGTTACAAGACCGGCTACAGCAGCCTCTACAGCGCCTCCAGCGCCAACACCTACTCGGGCCTGCAGACCAACCCGTTCCGCAGCTGGATCCTCAGCCTGGACGGCGAGTTCACCCTGACCGACAACCTGCACCTGTCGGTGGTGCCGTACTTCGTCTACGGCTACGGCGGCGGCGGTTCCGGCTCGGGGACCGGCACCGGCAACTACTACAACTTCTACACCTCCGACACCTGGCGTCCGGGTGTGCACGTCAAGTTCAAGCAGGACTTCAGCGAGAACGACAGCCTGGAGTACGGTTTCCTGGCCGAGCGCCCGCGCCAGAGCGCCCTCAATGCGCGCCTGGGCGTCGATGCCACCGGCGGCGCGTCGGACCTGTGGGGGCATAACAGCGCCTATTACCTGAAGAACTCGGCCGGCAACCCGTACATCGCCTACAAGTACTCGGTCACCACCCCGACCGAGCGCGTGTTCGCCAACAACACCTGGACCCCGACCGACGACCTGTCGGTGACCGTTGGCGGCGCCTACACCTGGATCAAGCGCGAAGGCACCTACTACAACCTGCCCGACTCCGGTTCGACCAGCGAGTTCTCGGCCACCGGCTCCAAGAGCTACAAGCGCTTCACCCCCAGCGGTGGCGTGAAGTACCAGCTCAACGATGCCAACCAGCTGTATTTCGGCGTCGGCAAGACCTATCGCGCGCCGATCGCGTTGGCCGCGATCGACGACGTCTACAACGCTGCCTACGCCGCCGCGACCGGTACCAGCACCAGTTCGGGCAACGCTGAGCCGGAGC
Proteins encoded in this window:
- a CDS encoding purine nucleoside permease; amino-acid sequence: MSLMKFRRGLAVVGLALVAQLAGAAEPAVPAQAAPSARIAVKMVVVANFENGADTGDKPGEYQFWVEREHLDQTIAVRGAERPVRRNDQGLYGLILSDMDAFVLDPRFDFSHTYWLFTGISGGNPNEVSVGSAAWARWVVNGDQLREFDDRQVPRDWPYGLFAIGAMKPNALPTDPNGFGSVESPEELGMAYTLNPSLVQWAYELTKGVKIPDTAELAARRKAWVGFPNAQKPPQVILGETLGSKRYWHGSMRNQWAEDWVKLWTGGKGRFVMTNMESQNAAQRIKRYGQLHLLDPQRVLVLRTASNPSMPPPGMDPLATIGDETPGQVAAYEANYRVGVPVIHEILQHWDRYQSVLPGAATQAH
- a CDS encoding TonB-dependent receptor; protein product: MNKGILTLAVTAALYASAGVAFAQDSTGTDTTTQRSSVTSTSNTTNSNATKRAVQQLDAVQVSGQVESIGGGNMQYQAASKAVSTVGREAILKSTPGANFTQALTSIPGAISATNDVTGLNDGAFTVRGFPGDEVGVTVNGVPINDSGNYKIYATEYGDTENMGDITVEQGFPSVTSPVIGAAGGNIAWVTVDPTHDAGLDFSQSLGSNDYKRTFLRYNTGDTGPVRSWISYSNNQTDLWRGAGQSKVTKIDAKSIWTIDDDNSVTASLQYNREMKNNYRALTKSQIAQYGYKTGYSSLYSASSANTYSGLQTNPFRSWILSLDGEFTLTDNLHLSVVPYFVYGYGGGGSGSGTGTGNYYNFYTSDTWRPGVHVKFKQDFSENDSLEYGFLAERPRQSALNARLGVDATGGASDLWGHNSAYYLKNSAGNPYIAYKYSVTTPTERVFANNTWTPTDDLSVTVGGAYTWIKREGTYYNLPDSGSTSEFSATGSKSYKRFTPSGGVKYQLNDANQLYFGVGKTYRAPIALAAIDDVYNAAYAAATGTSTSSGNAEPEQATTADFGWRFYGDKVSTVIDAFATNFKNKQFSGSDANTGQYVYFGLGAVQMRGINGEFSYKFNDNWNLYSSYAYTEAEIKDDASNGAATAGSTLVNVPKHAGYAALNYTQGPVWASLTGTVQSGIWGTFTNAAGSYSGGFAVLSLNGGYNFNDFGGLKKPYIKLNLYNLGNRKALTYSSTTSLTTTASAATWQLLQDRTVMVTFGGSFGL